One window from the genome of Xiphophorus hellerii strain 12219 chromosome 16, Xiphophorus_hellerii-4.1, whole genome shotgun sequence encodes:
- the tspan4b gene encoding tetraspanin-9 has translation MSVSQRCLCCVKYLMFVFNLIFWLGGCGLFGVGIWLSFTQAEFSSLPLSFPSLSAANLLLVAGGITMVTGFLGCLGALKEQRCLLCTFFVILLILVLTEITVVLVLYYLHDQVESHAKGDLKEGMKKYNSEHELKKSWDNVQKMFKCCGVNNSTDWHEVLNGTLPSSCCPGADRDQCTGWSEGCFAKAKNWLSDNIQPVLVFGVCIGVVQILALVFSMQMYCQILYAEKNLD, from the exons ATGTCTGTGTCTCAGCGGTGCCTCTGCTGCGTTAAATACTTGATGTTTGTCTTCAATCTTATCTTCTGG CTGGGAGGATGTGGCTTGTTCGGCGTCGGGATCTGGCTGTCTTTCACGCAGGCAGAGTTTTCCTCTCTGCCCTTGTCCTTCCCATCACTCTCAGCTGCCAATCTGTTGCTGGTTGCTGGAGGCATCACCATGGTAACAGGATTCCTGGGTTGCCTCGGGGCTCTAAAAGAGCAGCGCTGTCTTTTGTGCACT TTCTTTGTGATCCTGTTGATTCTGGTCCTGACAGAGATCACCGTGGTTCTGGTTTTATACTACCTCCATGACCAG GTGGAGTCACATGCCAAGGGGGACTTAAAGGAAGGCATGAAGAAATATAATTCAGAACATGAACTTAAAAAATCCTGGGACAATGTGCAGAAGATG TTCAAATGCTGTGGCGTCAACAACTCCACAGACTGGCATGAAGTGCTGAATGGAACGCTGCCCTCTTCCTGCTGCCCCGGCGCTGACAGAGACCAGTGCACTGGATGGAGTGAG GGGTGCTTTGCGAAGGCCAAAAACTGGCTGAGTGACAACATCCAGCCCGTCCTGGTGTTTGGAGTGTGCATCGGTGTTGTACAG ATTTTGGCCCTGGTGTTCTCCATGCAGATGTACTGTCAAATTCTCTACGCTGAGAAGAACCTGGACTAA
- the bcl2l12 gene encoding uncharacterized protein bcl2l12 produces MSEPADRRCSVSSVSLIEIKTETHRVLQAFLERTISTPHKDRPGRVAGAYDDHSRHSSSPQSKRKDGADAQTEKEDDKKTGIKDLMKRSIIRGKGSLGRSSKPKQSQPAEDSVSASSSSDEEEVEKMKKQRQAIKRKIASFFKMKLKEKKEKEKEQNESHPQRQSDLAPGKKAAAAKEPVAPVPKTDQPLEFYDEIAQKLEDIIKQSTKIKTPSPKLKRPPECDNEILAQRLVKLLSSEGDAMNTKIQQDPELRARLSRLSYRSFEHILDIFSRSQVTEAPPLQPSTSPTLQRIAVSMEVSRRMVTATGTQRIEGFAERYMDNFIPWVKSQGGWGKMLNIEKTEEWD; encoded by the exons ATGTCGGAGCCTGCAGATCGTAGATGTTCCGTCTCGTCCGTCTCTCTGATTGAGATCAAGACTGAGACGCATCGAGTCCTCCAGGCTTTTCTTGAACGAACCATCTCCACCCCCCACAAAGACAGGCCTGGCAGGGTAGCAGGAGCCTATGATGATCATAGCAGGCACAG CTCGTCGCCACAGTCTAAACGAAAGGACGGAGCAGACGCTCAAACGGAAAAAGAAGACGACAAGAAGACTGGAATCAAAGACCTGATGAAGAGGTCCATTATCCGTGGGAAAGGCTCACTGGGCCGGAGCAGCAAGCCCAAACAGTCCCAACCAGCAGAA GACAGCGTCTCAGCCTCCTCATCTTCAGATGAAGAGGAAGTTGAAAAAATGAAGAAGCAAAGGCAAGCAATCAAAAGAAAGATTGCTTcgtttttcaaaatgaaattaaaggagaaaaaagagaaggagaaagaacaAAACGAGTCTCATCCTCAGAGACAGAGTGACTTGGCACCTGGCAAGAAAGCGGCAGCAGCAAAGGAGCCCGTCGCTCCTG TTCCAAAAACCGATCAGCCTCTGGAGTTTTATGATGAAATAGCTCAGAAGCTGGAAGACATCATCAAACAGTCCACCAAGATAAAGACGCCAAGCCCAAAACTAAAGCGACCGCCAG AGTGTGATAATGAAATCTTGGCTCAGCGGCTGGTGAAGCTGCTGAGTTCAGAAGGAGATGCCATGAACACTAAG ATCCAGCAGGATCCAGAGCTGCGCGCCAGACTGTCTCGTCTTTCATACAGATCGTTCGAGCATATTCTAGACATCTTCAGCAGGAGTCAGGTGACTGAGGCCCCCCCGCTGCAACCGTCGACCAGTCCAACACTACAGCGAATAGCCGTCTCCATGGAGGTGTCCCGCCGCATGGTGACAGCCACAGGAACGCAGCGGATTGAGGGCTTCGCAGAGCGCTACATGGATAACTTTATCCCCTGGGTCAAAAGTCAGGGAGGATGG GGAAAGATGCTGAATATAGAAAAGACTGAGGAGTGGGACTGA
- the nosip gene encoding nitric oxide synthase-interacting protein, whose protein sequence is MTRHGKNCTAGAVYTYHEKRKDTAASGYGTQSVRLGKDAIKDFDCCCLSLQPCQDPVVTPDGYLYEKQAILEYILHQKTEIAKKMKAYEKQKQALKSTNQLESKSEERQRVERFKTSENSIVSKPINPFTSGQKKESEASSSGEASTASPAPSSSQSLPSFWIPCLTPESKPTLLKKPSKAVLCPMSGRPIKMNDLIPVNFTPLDSSLDRVALLNRQERYVCAVTRDALGNSVPCVVLRPSGTVVTQECVEKLIKKDMTDPVSGAKLTERDIVPLQRGGTGFAGSGVDLRAKEARPVMQA, encoded by the exons ATGACTCGACATGGGAAGAACTGCACAGCCGGAGCTGTTTATACTTACCATGAGAAGAGGAAGGACACAG CGGCGTCTGGTTATGGAACCCAGAGCGTCCGTCTGGGAAAAGATGCTATCAAAGACTTTGACTGCTGCTGCCTGTCCCTGCAGCCCTGCCAGGACCCTGTGGTGAC ccCAGATGGATATTTGTATGAAAAGCAGGCCATTCTTGAATacattctgcaccagaagacaGAAATAGCCAAAAAGATGAAG GCGTATGAGAAGCAGAAGCAAGCTCTGAAGAGCACCAACCAGCTGGAGTCCAAGTCTGAGGAACGGCAGAGGGTGGAGAGGTTTAAGACCAGCGAGAACAGCATCGTGTCCAAACCCATCAACCCGTTCACATCCG ggcAGAAGAAGGAGAGTGAAGCGAGCAGCTCAGGAGAGGCGTCCACTGCGAGTCCGGCCCCCTCCTCCAGCCAGAGCCTGCCCAGCTTCTGGATCCCCTGTCTGACCCCAGAGTCCAAGCCCACCCTTCTGAAGAAACCC AGTAAAGCTGTGCTGTGTCCCATGTCTGGGCGACCCATAAAGATGAACGACCTGATCCCAGTGAACTTCACCCCACTGGACTCAAGCCTGGACAGGGTGGCCTTGCTCAACCGCCAG GAGAGGTACGTGTGTGCAGTGACCAGAGACGCTCTGGGTAACAGTGTCCCCTGCGTCGTCCTGAGACCCTC AGGGACTGTAGTGACTCAGGAGTGTGTGGAGAAGTTGATAAAGAAGGACATGACTGACCCCGTGTCTGGAGCCAAACTAACAGAGAGAGACATCGTCCCACTGCAGAGG GGTGGAACCGGCTTCGCAGGCTCTGGAGTTGACCTGAGAGCCAAAGAGGCCCGTCCAGTGATGCAGGCATGA
- the rcn3 gene encoding reticulocalbin-3 isoform X2 — protein MMLLSSLAYLYFLAAAALAVPAQEKRVHHQAGLSDHVHDDSQNYQYDHEAFLGKEEAKTFDQLTPEESKDRLAKIVDRIDTDKDGYVTHPELHQWIKHRQRRYIEENVNKHWKDYDENRDDKIAWEEYKNTTYGYYLGEEFSDVEDKDTYKSMLARDERRFKAADKDRDGIATREEFTAFLHPEEFDYMKDVVVQETMEDIDKDGDGKINLYEYIGDMYTMEDGESEPDWVQTERKHFGEFRDVNKDGYLDANEVAQWVLPGEVDHADNEAKHLIHETDTNKDGRLTLSEVLDKTDYFRTSTITDYGGMRVEEHDEL, from the exons ATGATGCTGCTGAGTTCACTGGCGTACCTGTACTTCCTGGCTGCCGCTGCTCTTGCCGTCCCTGCTCAGGAGAAGCGGGTCCATCACCAGGCCGGTCTGAGCGACCACGTCCACGACGACAGTCAGAACTACCAGTATGACCATGAGGCCTTCCTGGGCAAAGAGGAAGCCAAAACATTCGACCAGCTGACCCCTGAGGAGAGCAAAGACCGACTGGC GAAGATCGTGGACCGGATCGACACGGACAAGGACGGCTACGTCACCCACCCAGAGCTGCACCAGTGGATCAAGCACAGGCAGAGGAGGTACATCGAGGAGAACGTCAACAAGCACTGGAAGGACTACGACGAGAACCGGGACGACAAGATCGCCTGGGAGGAGTACAAGAACACCACCTACGGCTACTACCTGG GTGAGGAGTTCAGTGACGTTGAGGACAAAGACACGTATAAGTCCATGCTGGCCCGGGACGAGAGACGCTTCAAGGCGGCCGACAAAGACCGTGACGGCATCGCCACGCGCGAGGAGTTTACTGCCTTCCTGCATCCTGAGGAGTTCGACTATATGAAGGACGTAGTGGTGCAG GAAACTATGGAGGACATCGATAAGGACGGTGACGGAAAGATCAACCTATACGAGTATATTG GTGACATGTACACAATGGAGGATGGCGAGTCGGAGCCTGACTGGGTCCAGACTGAGAGGAAACACTTTGGAGAGTTCAGAGACGTCAACAAG GACGGCTACCTGGATGCTAACGAAGTGGCCCAGTGGGTTCTACCAGGAGAGGTGGACCATGCTGACAACGAGGCCAAGCACCTGATCCACGAGACCGACACAAACAAG GACGGCCGCCTGACTCTGTCCGAAGTGCTCGACAAAACAGACTACTTCAGGACGAGCACAATCACTGACTATGGAGGCATGAGGGTGGAGGAGCACGACGAGCTGTGA
- the rcn3 gene encoding reticulocalbin-3 isoform X1, translated as MMLLSSLAYLYFLAAAALAVPAQEKRVHHQAGLSDHVHDDSQNYQYDHEAFLGKEEAKTFDQLTPEESKDRLAKIVDRIDTDKDGYVTHPELHQWIKHRQRRYIEENVNKHWKDYDENRDDKIAWEEYKNTTYGYYLGEEFSDVEDKDTYKSMLARDERRFKAADKDRDGIATREEFTAFLHPEEFDYMKDVVVQETMEDIDKDGDGKINLYEYIGDMYTMEDGESEPDWVQTERKHFGEFRDVNKDGYLDANEVAQWVLPGEVDHADNEAKHLIHETDTNKDEKITKKEILANWNMFVGSQATNYGEDLTKKHDEL; from the exons ATGATGCTGCTGAGTTCACTGGCGTACCTGTACTTCCTGGCTGCCGCTGCTCTTGCCGTCCCTGCTCAGGAGAAGCGGGTCCATCACCAGGCCGGTCTGAGCGACCACGTCCACGACGACAGTCAGAACTACCAGTATGACCATGAGGCCTTCCTGGGCAAAGAGGAAGCCAAAACATTCGACCAGCTGACCCCTGAGGAGAGCAAAGACCGACTGGC GAAGATCGTGGACCGGATCGACACGGACAAGGACGGCTACGTCACCCACCCAGAGCTGCACCAGTGGATCAAGCACAGGCAGAGGAGGTACATCGAGGAGAACGTCAACAAGCACTGGAAGGACTACGACGAGAACCGGGACGACAAGATCGCCTGGGAGGAGTACAAGAACACCACCTACGGCTACTACCTGG GTGAGGAGTTCAGTGACGTTGAGGACAAAGACACGTATAAGTCCATGCTGGCCCGGGACGAGAGACGCTTCAAGGCGGCCGACAAAGACCGTGACGGCATCGCCACGCGCGAGGAGTTTACTGCCTTCCTGCATCCTGAGGAGTTCGACTATATGAAGGACGTAGTGGTGCAG GAAACTATGGAGGACATCGATAAGGACGGTGACGGAAAGATCAACCTATACGAGTATATTG GTGACATGTACACAATGGAGGATGGCGAGTCGGAGCCTGACTGGGTCCAGACTGAGAGGAAACACTTTGGAGAGTTCAGAGACGTCAACAAG GACGGCTACCTGGATGCTAACGAAGTGGCCCAGTGGGTTCTACCAGGAGAGGTGGACCATGCTGACAACGAGGCCAAGCACCTGATCCACGAGACCGACACAAACAAG GACGAGAAAATCACCAAGAAGGAAATTCTGGCCAATTGGAACATGTTTGTGGGCAGCCAGGCGACCAATTATGGTGAAGATTTAACAAAGAAACATGACGAACTTTGA